In Prosthecobacter sp., a genomic segment contains:
- a CDS encoding sulfatase-like hydrolase/transferase, with protein sequence MKSLILIATLFVFVTNVFAKVPNILFILADDQAWSGTSVRMMPGEAASASREFRTPNLEKLAAQGMVFSQAYAAHCKCECSRAAIQMGRTTTTLNAADKNARNWSAPVTDSLVNTLKKADRSYQAAHFGKWQWFHTPESMGYDASDGITMNEDGDTTDPEDPKQSFGITRRAKAFMDAQVKSGHPFYLQLSYYAVHQTPQALASTIKKYEGMNLGKGGKGDRAVMAAMTEDFDTCVGEVLKKLDELGIADETLVIYTSDNGGRTGILNGGKGDLGEGGIREPLIVRGPGIKGGTRSDTPVIGYDLMATVLDFVTPGFALPQGVEGGSWKPLLLSGGKAPVKRPIDRFVWHQTVEVEHPQSAIRKGDYKLLYFWDTKEGFLFDLVNDLSETRDLAKQKREIATQLQRELKAHIRAGLGDQAHGTLERGEMSQERGKGKGKGPTKKG encoded by the coding sequence ATGAAATCACTCATCCTCATCGCCACGCTTTTTGTTTTCGTTACAAACGTCTTCGCCAAAGTGCCGAACATCCTGTTCATCCTTGCCGATGATCAGGCATGGAGCGGCACCTCGGTACGCATGATGCCGGGCGAGGCCGCCAGCGCGAGCCGCGAGTTCCGCACACCGAATCTCGAAAAGCTCGCCGCGCAGGGCATGGTCTTCTCGCAGGCCTACGCGGCACACTGCAAGTGCGAGTGCTCGCGTGCGGCGATCCAAATGGGCCGTACGACGACCACACTCAACGCAGCGGACAAAAATGCGCGCAACTGGAGCGCGCCGGTCACGGATTCGCTCGTGAACACGCTGAAAAAAGCGGATCGCAGCTACCAGGCGGCGCATTTCGGCAAATGGCAGTGGTTTCACACGCCGGAGTCGATGGGCTACGACGCGAGCGATGGCATCACGATGAACGAAGATGGCGACACGACCGATCCCGAGGATCCGAAGCAGTCCTTTGGCATCACGCGGCGTGCGAAGGCTTTTATGGACGCGCAGGTGAAGAGCGGGCATCCGTTTTATCTGCAACTCAGCTACTACGCCGTGCATCAGACACCACAGGCGCTGGCTTCGACGATCAAGAAGTATGAAGGCATGAATCTCGGCAAAGGCGGGAAGGGAGATCGCGCCGTCATGGCCGCGATGACCGAGGACTTCGACACCTGCGTCGGCGAGGTTTTGAAGAAGCTCGACGAACTCGGCATCGCCGATGAAACGCTCGTCATCTACACCTCCGACAACGGCGGTCGCACAGGGATACTCAACGGCGGCAAAGGCGATCTCGGCGAGGGCGGCATCCGCGAGCCGCTCATCGTGCGCGGCCCTGGCATCAAGGGTGGCACACGCAGCGACACGCCCGTCATCGGCTACGACCTCATGGCCACCGTGCTCGATTTCGTCACGCCTGGCTTCGCATTGCCCCAAGGTGTCGAAGGTGGCAGTTGGAAGCCACTTTTGCTCAGCGGCGGCAAAGCACCGGTGAAGCGGCCCATTGATCGTTTCGTCTGGCATCAAACCGTCGAAGTCGAGCATCCGCAGTCCGCGATCCGCAAGGGCGACTACAAGCTCCTCTACTTCTGGGACACGAAGGAAGGCTTCCTCTTTGATCTCGTGAACGATCTCAGCGAAACGCGTGATTTGGCGAAACAGAAGCGCGAGATCGCCACGCAGCTTCAAAGAGAACTCAAGGCCCACATCCGTGCGGGTCTTGGTGATCAAGCCCATGGCACCCTCGAACGTGGGGAAATGTCACAGGAGCGCGGCAAGGGCAAAGGCAAGGGGCCGACCAAGAAAGGATAG